One genomic segment of Prochlorococcus marinus str. MIT 0919 includes these proteins:
- a CDS encoding ABC transporter ATP-binding protein/permease gives MAKSPISKIENLKGQLSKLRRLTQPFFLPLEQNSGWEFVWLLVSLLFCVGGLVLVSLTGLIEILEKIFPLLLEKYFNGVVQTIKYIWTSFWGWIFSALFFVGSITFFNYRLQIRNQRWVHWSLLGIVVVMLLAINGINAGIGFIARDLTNALVEKQEAGFYKILGIYACCFIIALPIRVSQIFFTFKLSIIWREWLSKSLIFDYLKNKTYFILNPNDEEATDVDNPDQRITEDTKAFTEQSLNFTLGIFDAFLTFSLNIIILISISKILTLSLFIYAAIATTILIIAGKNLVKINFDQLRYEADFRYGLVHIRNNAESIAFYSGENSERTETQRRLTEVVRNFNLLIVWKAIIFAMKRSLNYAGIFFPYLIMAVPYFNGEIDYGRFIQASFAFNMVEGSLFFIVNQIDELAKFTAGVGRLEGFQSKVEKVSQRKPSQEKINSSSNSILIKNADLYPPGSNTPIISDLSVNVNYSESLLVVGPSGCGKTSLLRMISGLWEPIRGVVERPETGDLLFIPQKPYMILGSLREQLCYPTDVNKFTDDHLRSVLEEVNLSSMINRYPDLNVKQDWPRILSLGEQQRLAFGRLLLNSPRFAVLDEATSALDVKTEKMLYELLKQRDLSVISVGHRPTLIEFHESVLELMGQGSWKLLSASSYKFERS, from the coding sequence ATGGCCAAATCACCGATTTCAAAAATAGAAAATCTTAAAGGTCAGCTTTCAAAATTAAGGCGTTTAACACAGCCTTTCTTTTTACCTTTAGAACAAAACAGTGGATGGGAATTTGTTTGGCTGCTAGTTTCACTGCTATTTTGCGTAGGAGGCCTGGTACTGGTATCTCTTACTGGATTAATAGAAATCTTAGAAAAGATTTTCCCTCTTCTATTAGAGAAGTATTTCAATGGTGTAGTACAAACAATTAAATATATCTGGACTAGTTTCTGGGGTTGGATTTTTTCGGCACTATTTTTTGTAGGAAGTATTACCTTTTTCAATTACAGACTTCAAATAAGAAATCAAAGGTGGGTTCATTGGTCTTTGCTTGGGATAGTTGTTGTTATGTTATTAGCTATAAATGGCATTAATGCAGGCATAGGGTTCATTGCACGAGACCTGACAAATGCTCTAGTTGAAAAACAAGAAGCTGGATTTTATAAGATTTTAGGAATTTATGCATGTTGTTTTATTATTGCTTTACCAATTCGTGTTTCTCAAATATTTTTTACCTTTAAATTATCGATTATTTGGAGAGAATGGTTATCAAAAAGTTTGATTTTTGATTATTTAAAAAATAAAACATATTTTATTCTTAACCCTAACGATGAAGAAGCTACTGATGTAGACAATCCAGATCAACGGATTACAGAAGATACAAAGGCATTTACTGAACAAAGTTTGAATTTTACTCTTGGCATATTCGACGCTTTTCTGACATTTTCTTTAAATATAATTATTTTAATTAGTATAAGTAAAATCCTAACATTATCATTATTTATCTATGCAGCTATTGCTACAACTATTTTAATTATTGCCGGTAAAAATCTAGTTAAGATAAATTTTGACCAATTAAGGTATGAAGCTGATTTTAGATATGGTTTAGTTCATATTCGTAACAATGCAGAATCAATTGCATTTTATTCTGGTGAAAACTCAGAAAGAACTGAGACTCAAAGACGGTTAACAGAAGTAGTTCGAAATTTCAATCTTCTAATTGTCTGGAAAGCAATCATATTTGCAATGAAGCGATCTCTAAATTATGCAGGTATATTTTTCCCTTATTTAATAATGGCAGTGCCATATTTTAATGGTGAAATTGATTATGGAAGATTTATTCAAGCAAGTTTTGCCTTTAATATGGTTGAAGGTTCTCTATTCTTTATAGTTAATCAAATAGATGAACTTGCGAAATTTACTGCTGGCGTAGGCCGCCTTGAAGGCTTTCAATCAAAAGTTGAAAAAGTTAGTCAAAGGAAACCTTCTCAAGAAAAAATTAACTCTTCTTCGAACTCAATTCTTATTAAAAATGCTGATTTATATCCACCAGGTAGTAATACTCCCATCATCTCAGATCTCAGTGTAAATGTTAATTATTCTGAAAGTTTATTAGTAGTGGGCCCTTCTGGTTGTGGAAAAACTTCATTACTTAGGATGATTAGTGGCTTATGGGAACCAATTAGAGGTGTTGTTGAAAGACCTGAGACAGGAGATTTGTTATTTATTCCGCAAAAGCCTTATATGATACTTGGTTCTTTAAGAGAGCAACTATGTTACCCAACAGATGTCAACAAGTTTACTGATGATCATCTTAGGTCTGTACTTGAAGAAGTTAACCTTTCATCAATGATAAATAGATATCCTGATCTAAATGTTAAACAAGATTGGCCAAGGATACTCTCCCTGGGAGAGCAGCAAAGATTAGCATTTGGCAGATTGCTTTTAAATTCGCCAAGGTTTGCAGTATTAGATGAAGCAACTAGCGCTCTAGATGTAAAAACAGAAAAAATGTTATATGAACTTCTCAAGCAACGTGATCTATCTGTAATTAGTGTTGGGCATAGGCCAACGCTAATAGAATTTCATGAATCTGTACTAGAGCTAATGGGTCAGGGTTCATGGAAACTACTATCTGCAAGTAGCTACAAATTTGAAAGATCGTAA
- a CDS encoding histidine triad nucleotide-binding protein: MAEETIFGRILQGEIPCDEIYSDAECLAFRDIQPQAPVHFLVIPRKPLTSLKAAGHEDCKLLGHLLLVSAQVAQAEKLSNWRTIINTGAEAGQTVFHLHIHVIGGRKLNWPPG, translated from the coding sequence ATGGCAGAAGAAACTATTTTTGGTCGGATTCTTCAAGGAGAGATTCCTTGTGATGAAATATATAGTGACGCTGAATGCTTAGCTTTTCGTGACATACAACCACAAGCACCTGTCCATTTTCTTGTTATCCCAAGGAAACCATTAACAAGCCTTAAAGCAGCTGGTCATGAGGACTGCAAATTATTAGGACATTTATTATTAGTTTCTGCACAAGTAGCCCAAGCAGAAAAATTGAGCAATTGGCGAACAATTATCAATACTGGAGCCGAAGCTGGCCAAACTGTTTTTCATTTACATATCCATGTTATTGGTGGAAGAAAGCTAAATTGGCCTCCTGGCTAA
- the rpsU gene encoding 30S ribosomal protein S21, with translation MAQVTVGENEGIESAIRRFKRQVSKAGIFMDIKRLRHHETPVEKYKRKQLQRHRRR, from the coding sequence ATGGCTCAGGTTACTGTTGGAGAAAACGAAGGTATTGAATCGGCTATTCGTCGTTTCAAAAGGCAAGTGTCAAAAGCAGGTATTTTTATGGATATAAAGCGCCTCAGGCACCATGAAACTCCTGTTGAAAAATACAAGAGAAAACAATTACAAAGACACAGGCGTAGATAA
- the def gene encoding peptide deformylase — protein MARNFAQLAKNAEKGGSNILVSKEPTEKPSLEIHTLGNLGLRQSAKRISKVDDSIRTIIKKMLHSMYSAKGIGLAAPQVGIHQQLLVIDLDIENSTTPPIILINPEITEFSASIETYEEGCLSIPGVYLNVIRPSSIKLNYRDEMGRPKKLSADGLLSRCIQHEMDHLNGVLFVDRVTNQEDLNKELTEHGFQQKDVMSIP, from the coding sequence TTGGCTAGGAATTTTGCTCAACTCGCAAAAAACGCAGAAAAAGGCGGAAGCAATATTCTTGTTTCTAAAGAACCTACGGAAAAACCATCACTAGAGATCCATACATTAGGCAACCTTGGCTTACGACAATCCGCAAAACGCATTAGCAAAGTTGATGATTCTATAAGAACAATAATTAAAAAGATGCTTCACAGCATGTATTCAGCAAAAGGAATTGGCTTAGCAGCTCCGCAAGTAGGAATCCATCAGCAACTTCTAGTAATAGATTTAGATATTGAAAACTCCACCACTCCGCCAATTATTTTAATTAATCCAGAAATAACAGAATTTAGCGCTTCAATAGAAACATATGAAGAGGGATGCTTAAGCATCCCTGGTGTTTATCTCAATGTAATTAGGCCATCCTCTATCAAATTAAATTATCGCGATGAAATGGGGCGACCTAAAAAACTCAGCGCCGATGGCCTTTTATCACGTTGTATTCAGCATGAAATGGATCATCTCAATGGAGTTTTATTTGTAGATAGAGTGACCAATCAAGAAGATTTAAATAAAGAATTAACAGAGCATGGTTTTCAACAAAAGGATGTGATGTCGATACCATAA
- a CDS encoding alpha/beta hydrolase family protein gives MDKKHSSKNQKFIDAEFALGQIPKIKSPKLIRNWIIWLEQRPYEQGRTTLMARPWGNSNFVSKELTSNTVNIKSRLHGYGGGEYACANLGNELIITWIDDIDQGLWLQKWSFQESSSHGQVTEIKESSTPICLCVQEGYIVADGLIDLERNRWIGVMEKNKQDYLVCFSLDAAYQAPQILYKATDFIGYPSLSPDAKKLSWVEWQNPYMPWDSSQICLGLLDGMGELFFPSILQKIKDFNTEQNSIFQPIWLTNGQLVLAEESSGWWNLAVIAADISEEHFADFHKLWPMKVELASPQWISGISTISPIENGILALGCEEAKWSMQTLDKQGIVQKIQLPFHNLSSLSSERHKAVAIASNSYTSPGLLEVDLKTGEWKHQASKENLLNSADISSAQSFWFKGFGGAMTHAWYYPPIQGRSAYSPLLVKAHSGPTSMTNSGLDLEIQFWTSRGWTVLDVNYSGSSGFGRAYRDRLKNKWGEADVVDCSAAALELVEAGKVDQNLIAIEGSSAGGFTALCCLCFTKTFKVASCKYPVSDLIAMQKSTHRFEEYYLDYLVGKFETYSKLYESRSPINNVEKIDSPLILFQGMKDQVVLPEQTINIFQNLDSRNIPVELYTYKNEGHGFRNGNTRVDVLKKTESFFRKHLLI, from the coding sequence ATGGATAAAAAACACTCATCAAAAAATCAAAAATTTATAGATGCAGAGTTTGCTTTGGGTCAAATTCCAAAAATTAAATCTCCCAAATTAATAAGAAATTGGATTATTTGGTTAGAGCAACGCCCTTATGAACAAGGGAGAACAACCTTAATGGCTAGACCTTGGGGCAATTCAAACTTTGTATCGAAGGAACTCACATCAAACACTGTCAACATTAAAAGTCGTTTGCATGGTTATGGCGGCGGTGAATATGCATGTGCCAATTTAGGTAATGAGTTGATCATCACTTGGATTGACGATATTGATCAAGGTCTATGGCTTCAAAAGTGGAGCTTTCAGGAGAGTAGTTCTCATGGCCAAGTAACAGAGATAAAAGAAAGTTCTACTCCAATTTGTTTATGTGTTCAGGAGGGTTACATAGTGGCAGATGGCTTGATTGATTTGGAGAGGAATAGATGGATAGGAGTTATGGAAAAAAACAAGCAAGACTACTTAGTTTGTTTTTCTTTAGATGCTGCATATCAAGCACCACAAATTCTTTATAAAGCAACTGATTTTATTGGTTATCCATCATTAAGCCCTGATGCAAAAAAACTGTCATGGGTTGAATGGCAAAATCCTTATATGCCTTGGGATTCAAGTCAAATTTGCTTGGGCTTATTAGATGGTATGGGGGAATTATTTTTTCCTTCTATCTTGCAAAAGATAAAGGACTTTAATACAGAACAAAACTCTATTTTTCAACCTATATGGTTAACAAACGGACAGTTGGTTCTTGCAGAAGAAAGCTCCGGATGGTGGAATTTGGCTGTTATAGCAGCTGACATATCAGAAGAACATTTTGCTGACTTTCACAAACTATGGCCAATGAAAGTTGAGTTGGCATCTCCACAGTGGATTTCTGGTATTTCAACTATTTCTCCAATAGAGAATGGAATTCTTGCTCTAGGTTGTGAAGAGGCCAAATGGTCCATGCAAACTTTGGATAAGCAAGGGATAGTTCAAAAAATTCAACTGCCTTTTCATAATCTGAGTTCTTTAAGCTCTGAACGACATAAAGCAGTTGCAATTGCGAGTAATTCTTATACGAGTCCTGGATTGCTTGAGGTTGATTTGAAGACAGGAGAATGGAAACATCAAGCTTCTAAGGAAAATCTCTTAAATAGTGCGGACATTAGTTCGGCTCAATCATTTTGGTTTAAAGGCTTTGGAGGCGCAATGACTCATGCTTGGTATTACCCTCCAATTCAAGGTAGATCTGCATATTCACCTCTTTTAGTTAAAGCTCATAGTGGCCCTACTTCTATGACTAATAGTGGCTTGGATTTGGAAATTCAGTTCTGGACTTCTAGAGGATGGACCGTTTTGGATGTTAATTACTCGGGATCATCAGGATTTGGGAGAGCATATCGTGATCGATTGAAAAATAAATGGGGTGAGGCCGATGTGGTGGATTGTTCAGCTGCAGCCCTGGAATTAGTAGAGGCTGGAAAAGTTGATCAAAACTTGATTGCTATAGAAGGTTCTAGTGCAGGGGGTTTTACTGCCTTATGTTGTTTATGCTTTACAAAAACTTTTAAGGTTGCTTCTTGTAAATATCCTGTGAGTGACCTTATTGCCATGCAAAAATCAACACATCGTTTTGAAGAATATTATTTGGATTATTTGGTAGGTAAATTTGAAACTTATTCAAAATTATATGAAAGCAGATCACCAATTAATAATGTAGAAAAAATAGATTCTCCTCTAATTCTTTTTCAGGGTATGAAGGATCAAGTAGTTTTACCTGAGCAAACTATTAACATCTTTCAGAATTTAGACTCAAGAAATATACCTGTTGAATTGTATACTTATAAAAATGAAGGACATGGTTTTCGAAATGGTAATACACGCGTTGATGTTTTAAAGAAAACGGAATCTTTTTTTAGGAAGCATCTTTTAATTTAG
- a CDS encoding SufS family cysteine desulfurase — MQKKNNIAEITRIDFPLISNNKNLIYLDHAATSQKPYKVIDALKYYYEFDNANVHRGAHQLSCRATKAFENARDITAGFINAESSREIVFTRNATEAINLVAYSWGDSNLKEGDEILISLMEHHSNIVPWQLLAKRKKCIIKYIGITHNGELDIDDAFSKINEKTRICSIQHVSNVLGCCNPINKIAEKVHNFGALIMIDACQSLAHQPINVRDLKIDFLAGSAHKLCGPTGSGFLWAKEKTLENMPPFLGGGEMIQDVSLDSATWADLPHKFEAGTPAIAEAIGMGAALKYLQSIGLHNIKSYERELTEYLFKKLELIEDIYIMGPRPDKDINRAPLATFTIKNIHSNDIASLLDANNICIRSGHHCCQPLHKFFGINSSARASLNFTSTINEIDLFVEQLISVINLLKDNS, encoded by the coding sequence ATGCAAAAGAAAAATAATATCGCTGAAATTACAAGGATTGATTTCCCTTTAATATCCAATAATAAAAATCTTATTTACTTAGATCATGCCGCTACAAGTCAAAAACCATATAAAGTAATTGATGCTCTAAAGTATTACTATGAATTTGATAATGCAAATGTTCATAGGGGTGCACATCAATTAAGCTGTAGGGCGACCAAAGCATTTGAAAATGCTCGTGATATAACTGCAGGGTTTATTAATGCTGAATCTAGTAGAGAAATTGTTTTCACTAGAAATGCAACTGAAGCAATAAATTTAGTAGCTTATTCATGGGGAGATTCAAATTTAAAAGAAGGCGATGAAATATTAATTAGTTTAATGGAACACCATAGCAATATAGTACCTTGGCAACTTTTAGCAAAAAGAAAAAAATGTATAATTAAATATATAGGGATTACACATAATGGAGAATTAGATATTGATGATGCCTTTTCAAAAATAAATGAAAAAACTCGTATTTGCAGTATTCAACATGTAAGTAATGTTCTTGGCTGTTGCAATCCTATTAATAAAATTGCAGAAAAGGTACATAATTTTGGGGCTTTAATTATGATTGATGCTTGCCAAAGTTTAGCTCATCAACCTATCAATGTAAGGGATTTAAAAATAGATTTTCTTGCTGGTTCAGCGCATAAATTATGTGGTCCTACTGGGAGTGGCTTTTTATGGGCCAAAGAAAAAACTCTTGAGAATATGCCCCCATTTCTAGGTGGAGGTGAAATGATTCAAGATGTTTCTCTAGATAGTGCTACCTGGGCTGATTTGCCACATAAATTCGAAGCAGGAACACCTGCCATAGCAGAGGCTATAGGGATGGGAGCCGCATTAAAATATCTACAATCTATTGGACTACATAATATAAAAAGTTATGAGCGAGAGCTTACGGAATATCTATTTAAAAAATTAGAGCTTATAGAAGATATTTATATAATGGGTCCAAGGCCTGACAAAGATATTAATCGCGCTCCACTGGCAACTTTTACAATCAAAAATATACATTCAAATGATATTGCATCCTTACTAGATGCTAACAATATTTGCATTAGAAGTGGACATCATTGCTGTCAGCCATTGCATAAATTTTTTGGAATCAATTCCTCAGCAAGGGCAAGTCTTAATTTCACATCTACAATAAATGAAATTGACCTCTTTGTTGAACAATTAATTTCAGTTATTAACCTGTTGAAAGACAATTCCTAA
- the sufD gene encoding Fe-S cluster assembly protein SufD, with the protein MIKNSIKEWVDKLPENKGFLTKSQEKAKKQLNQYGLPSKTSEEWKFTDIKKLKHMLSMPINDLQENISFARMPETASNSFRVQLDFSIEEIKQSALPKGISLLDSKEIESLAKKIYANSSSSWTMAINQASSSYILGIKVSAENKHSLEVIVPTIKSQLTSTRVLILLEKNAKLDLLEIISGENNAAQSHLTEIYLEENARINHGLIAIGNDSLSLLAKPSILQDKNSDYSLHFMQEGWGLSRIEPSIKQLKGLAKSRLNGLQISRDDQQLSTHTYVKFNGPGGSLEQLQKAIAFNSSHSIFHGVIDVPKVAQKTKASQLSKNLLLSEKAEINTKPELKIIADDVSCTHGATISQLEEEELFYINSRGINRNDASLLILAGYAKEIVQNIPLQPKRWAFLNNLLAI; encoded by the coding sequence ATGATTAAAAATTCAATAAAAGAATGGGTAGACAAACTCCCAGAGAATAAAGGCTTCTTAACAAAAAGCCAAGAAAAAGCCAAAAAGCAATTAAATCAATATGGTCTGCCAAGCAAAACTTCTGAAGAATGGAAGTTTACAGATATAAAAAAATTAAAACATATGTTATCAATGCCTATCAATGATTTACAAGAAAATATTAGTTTTGCAAGAATGCCTGAAACAGCAAGTAATTCCTTTAGGGTGCAATTAGATTTTAGTATAGAAGAAATAAAGCAGTCTGCTCTTCCTAAAGGAATTAGTCTTCTAGACTCTAAGGAAATTGAATCATTGGCAAAAAAAATATATGCAAACTCTTCATCTAGCTGGACAATGGCAATTAATCAAGCATCATCCAGTTATATATTAGGAATCAAAGTATCAGCTGAAAATAAGCACTCACTGGAAGTTATTGTGCCTACAATTAAGAGTCAATTAACATCTACTAGAGTGTTGATTTTACTAGAAAAAAATGCAAAGCTTGATTTACTAGAAATTATATCAGGAGAAAATAATGCAGCTCAAAGTCACTTGACAGAAATATACTTAGAAGAAAATGCACGAATTAATCATGGTTTAATTGCCATAGGTAATGATTCATTATCTCTATTAGCCAAGCCCTCAATATTGCAAGATAAAAACAGTGATTATTCCTTGCACTTTATGCAAGAGGGTTGGGGGTTAAGCAGAATAGAACCTTCTATCAAGCAATTAAAAGGTCTTGCAAAATCTAGGTTAAATGGTCTGCAAATCTCAAGGGATGATCAACAGCTATCTACACATACATATGTAAAGTTCAATGGTCCTGGAGGCAGCTTGGAGCAATTGCAAAAGGCTATAGCTTTTAATAGCTCACACTCTATCTTTCATGGTGTAATTGATGTTCCAAAGGTTGCTCAAAAAACTAAAGCCTCTCAATTGAGCAAAAATCTTCTTTTATCTGAAAAAGCAGAGATCAATACAAAGCCAGAATTAAAAATTATCGCAGATGATGTTTCATGCACCCATGGTGCAACTATTAGTCAATTAGAAGAAGAAGAGCTTTTCTATATAAACAGTAGGGGTATTAATAGAAATGATGCCTCATTATTAATTCTTGCAGGATACGCAAAAGAGATTGTCCAAAATATTCCTTTACAACCTAAAAGGTGGGCCTTTTTAAATAATCTTTTAGCTATTTAA
- the sufC gene encoding Fe-S cluster assembly ATPase SufC — translation MSNQKKALLLEVNDLHASIEAKKILNGVNLKIREGEVHAIMGRNGSGKSTLSKVIAGHPLYTINSGEISFQGKAINNLEPEERAAMGIFLGFQYPVEVPGVSNSEFLRAATNARRKYLKKEELDTFEFDEFVTTCLEVIQMNSSFLERNLNEGFSGGEKKRNEILQMAILEPIVSILDETDSGLDIDSLRIVSQAINKLSTKKTSTILITHYKRLLDEIKPDFVHIMNEGKIIKTGTIDLAIELEKGGFKRIQDSQQDKK, via the coding sequence GTGTCTAATCAAAAGAAAGCTTTATTATTGGAAGTCAATGATCTACATGCTTCAATTGAGGCTAAAAAGATACTAAATGGTGTTAATTTAAAAATTCGTGAAGGAGAAGTTCACGCAATCATGGGCAGGAATGGAAGTGGTAAAAGTACTTTATCTAAGGTAATAGCTGGCCATCCTCTATACACCATTAATTCAGGAGAAATCTCTTTTCAAGGTAAAGCTATAAATAATTTAGAGCCTGAAGAAAGAGCAGCTATGGGGATTTTCCTGGGATTTCAATACCCTGTTGAAGTTCCAGGTGTGAGTAATAGTGAATTTCTAAGAGCTGCAACAAATGCCAGGCGAAAATACCTTAAGAAAGAAGAATTAGATACATTTGAATTTGATGAATTTGTAACTACTTGCCTAGAAGTTATACAAATGAATAGCTCATTTTTAGAAAGAAATCTGAATGAAGGCTTTTCAGGTGGTGAAAAAAAAAGAAATGAAATCCTACAAATGGCTATTTTAGAACCAATAGTATCAATTCTGGATGAAACAGATTCTGGCTTAGATATAGATTCTTTAAGAATAGTTTCTCAAGCTATTAATAAATTATCCACAAAAAAAACATCTACAATATTAATTACCCACTATAAAAGACTACTTGATGAAATTAAACCTGACTTCGTGCATATCATGAATGAAGGTAAGATTATTAAAACAGGAACAATAGATCTTGCAATTGAACTGGAAAAAGGTGGCTTTAAAAGAATCCAAGATTCACAACAAGATAAGAAATGA
- the sufB gene encoding Fe-S cluster assembly protein SufB yields MTTTSSIEEIVSSTSSYKYGFSTNVITEKIPKGLNEDIIRLISAKKNEPNFLLDFRIDAYRKWEKMKEPKWADLSYPEINYQDIVYYCAPKDIEKKKSLDEVDPEILETFEKLGIPLNEQKRLTNVAVDAVFDSVSIATTFKEKLAEDGVIFCSISEAVQKYPELVKRYLGTVVPKNDNFFAALNSAVFSDGSFVFIPKGVNCPMELSSYFRINSGESGQFERTLIIAEEGSSVSYLEGCTAPMFDTNTLHAAVVELIALDDSSIKYSTVQNWYAGNEEGVGGIYNFVTKRGHCRGKNSKISWSQVETGSAITWKYPSCLLIGENSIGEFYSVALTNNKQIADTGTKMIHIGNKTRSTIISKGISAGNSKNSYRGLVEMRAGAKGAKNFSQCDSLLIGAEAEANTYPYIHSKQPSANVAHEASTSKISEEQLFYLQSRGISNEEALSMMVNGFCKDVFNQLPMEFASEANSLLALKLEGSVG; encoded by the coding sequence ATGACTACAACCAGCTCAATTGAAGAAATTGTATCTTCCACCAGTTCTTATAAATATGGGTTTTCGACAAATGTCATAACCGAAAAAATACCTAAAGGTTTGAATGAAGATATTATTAGATTAATTTCAGCCAAAAAAAATGAGCCTAACTTTCTCCTAGATTTCCGAATAGATGCTTATAGAAAATGGGAAAAGATGAAAGAGCCTAAATGGGCTGATCTAAGCTATCCAGAAATTAATTATCAAGATATAGTTTATTATTGCGCACCCAAAGATATCGAAAAGAAAAAAAGCCTTGATGAAGTAGATCCAGAAATATTAGAAACTTTTGAAAAGCTAGGAATACCACTTAATGAACAAAAACGTTTAACTAATGTTGCCGTTGATGCAGTTTTTGATAGTGTTTCTATTGCAACGACTTTCAAAGAAAAGCTGGCTGAAGATGGAGTTATATTCTGCTCAATCAGTGAAGCTGTTCAAAAATACCCAGAACTAGTGAAGCGTTATTTAGGAACCGTAGTCCCTAAAAATGATAATTTCTTTGCAGCCTTAAACTCTGCAGTATTTAGTGATGGTTCATTTGTATTTATACCAAAAGGTGTCAATTGCCCGATGGAATTATCATCATATTTTAGAATTAACTCAGGAGAATCAGGTCAATTTGAAAGAACATTAATTATTGCAGAAGAAGGCTCATCTGTAAGTTATTTGGAGGGTTGCACTGCACCAATGTTTGACACTAATACACTACACGCCGCAGTAGTAGAGTTAATTGCTCTTGATGACTCTTCTATTAAATATTCAACAGTTCAGAATTGGTATGCAGGTAATGAAGAAGGTGTTGGCGGTATTTATAACTTTGTTACTAAAAGAGGTCACTGTAGGGGTAAAAACAGCAAAATCAGTTGGTCTCAAGTAGAAACAGGTTCTGCAATAACATGGAAATATCCCAGTTGTCTTTTGATAGGGGAGAATTCTATAGGAGAGTTTTACTCTGTAGCTTTAACAAATAACAAGCAGATAGCAGATACAGGGACTAAGATGATACATATTGGGAATAAAACACGTTCTACGATAATAAGTAAGGGGATAAGTGCTGGCAATTCTAAAAATAGTTATAGAGGCCTAGTCGAAATGCGAGCTGGTGCTAAAGGTGCAAAAAACTTTAGTCAATGTGATTCATTACTAATTGGAGCTGAAGCAGAAGCCAATACTTATCCTTATATCCACTCAAAGCAACCCTCCGCCAATGTTGCACATGAAGCAAGTACATCCAAAATTTCGGAAGAGCAATTATTTTATCTTCAGAGTAGAGGAATTAGTAACGAAGAGGCATTATCGATGATGGTAAATGGATTCTGTAAAGATGTATTTAACCAGTTGCCAATGGAATTTGCTTCTGAAGCCAACAGCCTACTTGCACTCAAGCTAGAAGGCTCCGTAGGGTAA